From the genome of Mesorhizobium japonicum MAFF 303099, one region includes:
- a CDS encoding cupin domain-containing protein, which produces MTGSAKATVFIDNERVIVTEYRFQPGDNTGWHRHGHDYVVVPLMDGKVKLVTKDGETFAEMKKGAPYFRKEGVEHDVISANDGEYAFIEIELK; this is translated from the coding sequence ATGACCGGATCCGCCAAGGCCACCGTCTTCATCGACAATGAGCGCGTCATCGTCACCGAATACCGCTTCCAGCCCGGCGACAACACCGGCTGGCATCGCCATGGCCACGACTATGTCGTCGTGCCGCTGATGGACGGCAAGGTGAAGTTGGTGACCAAGGACGGCGAAACTTTCGCCGAGATGAAGAAAGGCGCGCCCTATTTTCGCAAGGAGGGCGTCGAACACGACGTCATCAGCGCCAATGACGGCGAATATGCTTTTATCGAGATCGAGCTGAAGTAA
- a CDS encoding VOC family protein: MINVKQLAHVCIFAHDLEATRSFYRDVLGMDTRFNFLRDGKIFGFYLDCGGRSHVEVFQKDATTYSELNQINHFCLEVENIDAAIAHIKSKGVDVTAKKHACDDTFQAWIRDPNGVKIELFEYTAKSAQFIGGDRIADW, from the coding sequence ATGATCAACGTGAAGCAGCTCGCCCATGTCTGTATCTTCGCGCATGATCTGGAAGCGACGCGAAGCTTCTACCGCGACGTGCTCGGCATGGACACAAGGTTCAATTTCCTGCGCGACGGCAAGATTTTCGGCTTCTACCTCGATTGCGGCGGCCGCAGCCATGTCGAGGTGTTCCAGAAGGATGCCACCACCTATAGCGAACTCAACCAGATCAACCATTTCTGCCTTGAGGTCGAAAACATCGACGCGGCGATCGCCCACATCAAGTCGAAGGGCGTCGACGTCACGGCCAAGAAGCATGCCTGCGACGACACCTTTCAGGCCTGGATACGCGATCCCAACGGCGTGAAGATCGAGCTGTTCGAATACACCGCCAAAAGCGCGCAGTTCATCGGCGGCGACCGCATCGCCGACTGGTGA
- the trpA gene encoding tryptophan synthase subunit alpha, translating into MTTRIDRRMAKLKTEGRPALVTYFMGGDPDYDTSLSIMKALPGAGSDIIELGMPFSDPMADGPAIQAAGLRALKGGQTLVKTLKMASEFRAGDNETPIVLMGYYNPIYIYGVDRFLKDALASGIDGLIVVDLPPEMDEELCIPALKAGINFIRLATPTTDDKRLPKVLQNTSGFVYYVSMTGITGSALADTGKVAAAVNRIKGHTDLPVCVGFGVKTAEQARVIGANADGVVVGTAIVNAVANVLGPKGEKTADPAEAVATLVSGLAQGVRSARLAAAE; encoded by the coding sequence ATGACGACCCGCATCGACCGCCGCATGGCGAAGCTGAAGACCGAAGGCCGCCCGGCACTCGTCACCTATTTCATGGGCGGCGATCCCGACTACGATACCTCGCTGTCGATCATGAAGGCGCTCCCCGGCGCCGGCTCCGACATCATCGAGCTCGGCATGCCGTTCTCCGATCCGATGGCCGACGGTCCGGCGATCCAGGCGGCAGGGCTGCGGGCGCTGAAAGGCGGCCAGACGCTGGTCAAGACGCTGAAGATGGCGTCCGAGTTCCGCGCCGGCGACAATGAAACGCCGATCGTGCTGATGGGCTACTACAACCCGATCTACATCTATGGCGTCGACCGCTTCCTGAAAGACGCGCTGGCCAGCGGCATCGACGGGCTGATCGTCGTCGACCTGCCGCCGGAAATGGATGAGGAACTCTGCATTCCGGCGTTGAAGGCCGGCATCAACTTCATCCGCCTGGCGACGCCGACCACCGACGACAAGCGCCTGCCCAAGGTGCTGCAGAACACCTCCGGCTTCGTTTACTACGTCTCGATGACCGGCATCACCGGTTCGGCGCTGGCCGACACCGGCAAGGTGGCGGCGGCAGTCAACCGCATCAAGGGTCACACAGACCTGCCGGTCTGCGTCGGCTTCGGCGTCAAGACCGCCGAACAGGCGCGTGTCATCGGCGCCAACGCCGATGGCGTTGTCGTCGGCACGGCAATCGTCAATGCGGTCGCCAATGTGTTGGGGCCGAAGGGCGAAAAGACCGCCGACCCGGCCGAGGCCGTCGCCACACTGGTCAGCGGCCTGGCGCAAGGCGTGCGTTCGGCCCGCCTTGCTGCTGCCGAATAG
- a CDS encoding bifunctional folylpolyglutamate synthase/dihydrofolate synthase: protein MTTLAADREIEALMALHPKGFDLSLDRITRLLERLGNPQDLLPPVIHIAGTNGKGSCAAFSRALLEAAGHLVHVHTSPHLVNWAERYRLAAEGGGKLVDDETFAEAIARVAKANDGQKITVFEILTAVTFILFSEHPAEAAIIEVGLGGRFDATNVVTRPAVTVIMPVSMDHEAYLGDRVELIAAEKAGIMKRGCPVVIGAQESETALQVLIETAERLECPTFVYGQDFLAFEENGRMVYQDEDGLMDLPPPRLPGRHQFANAAAAIAAVKAAGFEISHRAAEKAMTHVAWPGRMQKLAQGRLTDLAPKGADIWLDGGHNPGAGVVVAEALAEQEEKNPRPLFLISGMINTKDQSGYFRAFKGLVRHVYTVPVSLSDAGVPNDELAIRATEAGLTAEPVSSVANALMLLRDTWDGPPPRILIGGSLYLAGAVLAENGTPPT, encoded by the coding sequence ATGACAACGCTTGCCGCCGACCGCGAAATCGAAGCCCTGATGGCGCTTCATCCGAAAGGTTTCGACCTTTCGCTCGACCGCATCACGCGGCTCTTGGAGCGGCTTGGCAATCCGCAGGACCTGCTGCCGCCGGTCATCCACATCGCCGGCACCAACGGCAAGGGTTCCTGCGCCGCCTTTTCCCGCGCGCTGCTCGAAGCCGCCGGCCACCTAGTCCATGTCCACACTTCGCCGCACCTGGTGAACTGGGCCGAGCGCTACCGGCTGGCCGCTGAAGGCGGCGGCAAACTCGTCGACGATGAGACCTTCGCCGAGGCCATTGCCCGCGTCGCCAAGGCCAATGACGGCCAGAAGATCACCGTCTTCGAGATCCTCACCGCCGTCACCTTCATCCTGTTTTCCGAACATCCGGCCGAAGCCGCCATCATCGAGGTCGGCCTCGGTGGCCGCTTCGATGCCACCAATGTTGTCACCAGGCCCGCCGTGACCGTGATCATGCCGGTGTCGATGGACCATGAAGCCTATCTCGGCGACCGGGTCGAACTGATCGCCGCCGAAAAAGCCGGCATCATGAAGCGCGGCTGCCCGGTGGTCATCGGCGCGCAGGAAAGCGAGACGGCGCTGCAGGTGCTGATCGAGACCGCCGAGCGGCTGGAGTGCCCGACCTTCGTCTATGGCCAGGATTTCCTCGCCTTCGAAGAAAACGGCCGCATGGTCTACCAGGACGAGGATGGGTTGATGGATTTGCCGCCGCCGCGTCTGCCGGGACGGCATCAGTTCGCCAATGCCGCCGCGGCGATCGCCGCGGTCAAGGCGGCCGGCTTCGAGATCAGCCACCGCGCCGCCGAGAAGGCGATGACCCATGTCGCCTGGCCCGGCCGCATGCAGAAATTGGCGCAGGGTCGGCTGACGGATCTGGCGCCGAAGGGCGCCGACATCTGGCTCGACGGCGGCCACAATCCGGGCGCCGGCGTGGTCGTCGCCGAAGCGCTGGCCGAACAGGAAGAAAAGAACCCGCGGCCGCTGTTCCTCATTTCGGGCATGATCAACACCAAGGACCAGAGTGGCTATTTCCGCGCCTTCAAGGGCCTCGTCCGGCATGTCTATACGGTGCCGGTGAGCCTGAGCGATGCCGGCGTGCCGAACGACGAACTGGCGATCCGGGCCACGGAAGCCGGGCTGACCGCCGAGCCGGTGAGTTCCGTCGCCAACGCGCTGATGCTGCTGCGCGACACATGGGACGGCCCGCCGCCCCGCATCCTGATCGGCGGATCACTCTATCTTGCCGGCGCGGTGCTAGCCGAGAATGGCACGCCGCCGACCTGA
- the trpB gene encoding tryptophan synthase subunit beta, translating into MDQPATPNSFRTGPDEQGMFGIFGGRFVAETLMPLILDLERHWNEVKNDPDFRAELTDLSTHYAGRPSKLYFAEGLTKHLREVSSAKGLGGGAKVYFKREDLNHTGSHKINNCLGQILLAKRMGKKRIIAETGAGQHGVASATVAARFGYPCVVYMGATDVARQSPNVFRMKLLGAEVRPVTAGHGTLKDAMNEALRDWVTNVEDTYYLIGTAAGPHPYPELVRDFQSVIGTEARAQILEQEGRLPDTIIAAVGGGSNAIGLFHPFLDDKDVRIIGIEAGGRGLDGIEHCASMNAGSPGVLHGNRTYLLQNADGQIMDGHSISAGLDYPGVGPEHSWLRDSGRVEYVPILDDEALEAFKLTTRVEGIIPALESAHAIAHAVKIVPAMDKDQIVIVNLSGRGDKDVHTVASMLGMEI; encoded by the coding sequence ATGGACCAGCCGGCGACGCCCAATTCCTTCCGCACCGGACCCGACGAGCAGGGCATGTTCGGCATTTTCGGCGGCCGTTTCGTCGCAGAAACGCTGATGCCGCTGATCCTCGACCTGGAGCGGCACTGGAACGAGGTCAAGAACGATCCGGATTTCAGGGCTGAGCTGACCGATCTTTCGACCCACTATGCCGGACGCCCGTCGAAGCTCTATTTCGCCGAGGGTCTTACGAAGCATCTTCGCGAGGTTTCCTCGGCGAAGGGCCTCGGGGGCGGCGCCAAAGTCTATTTCAAGCGCGAGGACCTGAACCACACCGGGTCGCACAAGATCAACAACTGCCTCGGCCAGATCCTGCTGGCCAAGCGCATGGGCAAGAAGCGCATCATCGCCGAGACAGGCGCCGGCCAGCATGGCGTGGCATCCGCCACCGTCGCCGCCCGCTTCGGCTATCCCTGCGTCGTCTACATGGGCGCCACCGACGTTGCCCGGCAGAGCCCGAACGTGTTTCGCATGAAGCTGCTCGGCGCCGAAGTGCGGCCGGTCACCGCTGGCCACGGCACGCTGAAGGACGCCATGAACGAAGCCCTTCGCGATTGGGTCACCAATGTCGAGGACACCTATTATCTTATCGGCACAGCCGCAGGCCCGCATCCCTATCCGGAGCTGGTGCGCGACTTCCAGTCGGTGATCGGCACCGAGGCGCGCGCGCAAATCCTCGAACAGGAAGGCCGGCTGCCCGACACCATCATTGCCGCTGTCGGCGGCGGCTCGAATGCCATCGGTCTGTTCCATCCCTTCCTCGACGACAAGGACGTGCGCATCATCGGCATCGAAGCCGGCGGGCGCGGCCTCGACGGCATCGAGCACTGCGCCTCGATGAATGCCGGTTCTCCCGGCGTGCTGCACGGCAACCGCACCTATCTCCTGCAGAATGCCGACGGCCAGATCATGGACGGCCATTCGATCTCGGCCGGCCTCGACTATCCCGGCGTCGGCCCGGAGCATTCCTGGCTGCGCGATTCCGGCCGCGTCGAATATGTGCCGATCCTCGACGACGAGGCGCTGGAAGCCTTCAAGCTGACGACGCGCGTCGAAGGCATCATCCCGGCGCTGGAATCCGCGCACGCCATCGCCCACGCGGTGAAGATCGTGCCTGCCATGGACAAGGACCAGATCGTCATCGTCAACCTGTCCGGCCGTGGCGACAAGGACGTGCACACGGTGGCCTCGATGCTGGGCATGGAGATCTAG
- a CDS encoding type II toxin-antitoxin system VapB family antitoxin, whose translation MAEPQLSVRSAKARDLAHRLARRENRSIADVVERALESYEIREAGREPASTFYASLTASSGVDIDLEKVIREGRELHSGIEH comes from the coding sequence ATGGCCGAACCACAGCTCTCAGTCCGCAGCGCAAAGGCACGTGACCTGGCTCATAGGCTTGCTCGTCGCGAGAACCGCTCGATAGCCGACGTGGTCGAACGCGCGCTTGAATCCTACGAGATTCGTGAAGCTGGCCGCGAACCCGCCTCCACCTTCTATGCCAGCCTGACCGCAAGCAGTGGCGTCGACATCGATCTGGAGAAAGTTATTCGCGAGGGTCGCGAGCTTCATTCAGGAATTGAGCATTGA
- the trxA gene encoding thioredoxin, translating to MGATVKVDKNNFQADVLNANVPVVVDFWAEWCGPCKQIAPSLEDIATELGAKIKIAKLNIDENPELAAQFGVRSIPTLMIFKGGEVADMKVGAAPKTALSHWINGSL from the coding sequence ATGGGTGCCACCGTCAAGGTCGACAAGAACAATTTCCAGGCTGACGTGCTCAACGCCAACGTACCGGTGGTGGTCGATTTCTGGGCGGAATGGTGCGGCCCCTGCAAGCAGATCGCGCCGTCGCTCGAAGACATCGCCACTGAACTCGGAGCCAAGATCAAGATCGCCAAACTCAACATCGATGAGAACCCCGAGCTTGCCGCGCAGTTCGGCGTGCGCTCGATCCCAACGCTGATGATCTTCAAGGGCGGCGAAGTGGCCGACATGAAGGTTGGCGCCGCGCCGAAGACCGCGCTGTCGCACTGGATCAATGGCAGCCTCTGA
- a CDS encoding type II toxin-antitoxin system VapC family toxin encodes MIFVDTNVISESLKKTPDPAVLAWLVRNDAELALPTVTIAEIAFGIQKIRPDERADRLEQGLSRWRHRFADRIFGLTEEAALAYGAIMGAATRQGPGMSAPDGMIAAIARVNGGRLATRNLNDFGTTSLDLISPWNF; translated from the coding sequence TTGATTTTCGTCGATACCAACGTGATTTCGGAGTCTCTGAAGAAGACCCCGGATCCAGCCGTGCTGGCGTGGCTTGTGCGCAATGACGCCGAACTGGCGCTTCCCACGGTGACGATTGCTGAAATCGCCTTCGGTATTCAAAAGATACGACCTGACGAGCGTGCGGATCGGCTGGAACAGGGACTTTCCCGATGGCGGCATCGATTTGCTGACCGGATTTTTGGACTGACGGAAGAGGCTGCCTTGGCTTACGGCGCGATCATGGGGGCCGCGACACGCCAAGGTCCCGGCATGTCGGCTCCCGATGGCATGATCGCGGCGATAGCGCGCGTGAATGGAGGCCGGCTGGCAACCCGAAATCTCAACGACTTCGGCACCACCAGCCTGGACCTGATCTCACCATGGAATTTCTGA
- the accD gene encoding acetyl-CoA carboxylase, carboxyltransferase subunit beta encodes MNWITNYVRPKINSMLGRRTDMPENLWIKDPETGEMVFHKDLESNQFVIPSSGHHMKISAKERLKYFLDDGRYEQLENPKVVLDPLKFRDEKRYTDRLKDAKAKTGLEDAIVNALGTIEGLPVVVTVQDFAFMGGSLGMAAGDAIVHAFEVALQRKRPLILFAASGGARMQEGILSLMQLPRTTVGVDRLKEAGLPYIVVLTNPTTGGVTASYAMLGDVHIAEPGALIGFAGPRVIEQTIREKLPDGFQRSEYLMEHGMVDMVVSRLEMRQTIARLLKMLLKMPGEQKPLEPEILPPAVVAAEARPQA; translated from the coding sequence ATGAACTGGATCACCAATTACGTTCGCCCGAAGATCAATTCGATGCTCGGCCGGCGCACCGACATGCCCGAGAATCTCTGGATCAAGGATCCCGAGACCGGCGAAATGGTGTTCCACAAGGATCTGGAATCCAATCAGTTCGTCATCCCGTCTTCCGGCCACCACATGAAGATTTCGGCCAAGGAGCGGCTGAAATACTTCCTCGATGACGGCAGGTACGAGCAGCTCGAAAACCCCAAGGTTGTGCTGGATCCGCTGAAGTTCCGCGACGAGAAGCGCTATACCGACCGACTGAAGGACGCCAAGGCCAAGACCGGCCTGGAAGACGCCATCGTGAACGCGCTGGGCACCATCGAGGGCCTGCCGGTGGTGGTGACGGTGCAGGATTTCGCCTTCATGGGCGGCTCGCTCGGCATGGCGGCGGGCGACGCCATCGTGCATGCTTTCGAGGTCGCCCTGCAACGCAAGCGACCGCTGATCCTGTTTGCCGCCTCCGGCGGCGCGCGCATGCAGGAAGGTATTTTGTCCCTCATGCAATTGCCGCGCACCACGGTCGGCGTCGACCGGCTGAAGGAAGCCGGCCTGCCCTATATCGTCGTGCTGACCAACCCGACCACCGGCGGCGTCACCGCCTCCTATGCCATGCTGGGCGACGTGCATATCGCCGAGCCGGGCGCGCTGATCGGCTTTGCCGGGCCGCGCGTCATCGAACAGACCATCCGCGAGAAACTGCCGGACGGCTTCCAGCGCTCAGAATATCTGATGGAGCACGGCATGGTCGACATGGTGGTGTCGCGGCTCGAGATGCGCCAAACGATCGCGCGGCTGCTGAAGATGCTGCTCAAGATGCCGGGCGAACAGAAGCCGCTGGAGCCGGAAATCCTGCCGCCCGCCGTGGTTGCCGCCGAAGCCAGGCCGCAAGCCTGA
- the addA gene encoding double-strand break repair helicase AddA produces MKKAYPIPSDTANSQARAADPQNSAWVSANAGSGKTHVLAQRVIRLLLNGTDPSKILCLTYTRAAAANMSNRVFSTLSEWTVLGDAELAAKIEALEGRRPDRDTMRRARRLFAEALETPGGLKIQTIHAFCESVLHQFPLEANIPAHFEMLDGQMEASLFAAARREMISGTAAGNPDLADAFATVLERGGEAGLDALLGEIVRKRDGLRQFLDAVGRDGFQPLFDEFHFRPGQTAEGIAASVWPLPGFLPDYFAGFAQAAESTDARSVLNNILPYARQAFAESDPIRRLQLLARAFLKTDGDPYDSAKAFKKALTDRLPDLAERYVSAASAIIETVDRLALFRMLEGTRAALTIADWLIARYDVLKRSRGFLDFNDLITRTVNLLARPDAGPWVQYKLDQGIDHILLDEAQDTSPDQWEVVKRLAEEFFAGFGARDRVHRTVFAVGDEKQSIYSFQGAAPDSFADSRLLFAGRVRDAEASFADLKLTWSFRSTDDVLAAVDRVFADPVVRRGISHDPDPLSHKAIRTDAPGYVEVWPSIGADVVDEPDDWAQAIDHAHAPAVRVAENVAATIAGWIGKGEIIEGRGKRLRPGDVLVLVRKRDSFVHALTRALKRRDIPVAGADRLSLPGHIAVKDLIALGHLLLQPQDDLSLAAVLRSPIFDLPEEALFTLAAQRPPGLSLAASLRQHAGESERLAKIVAQLDAWADEAAFKPVFELYAGLLARDDVRKRMIARLGPEAGDILDEFLSFCLAEERTGLPGLEAFLSTLENAGPEIKREMDQTRDEVRVMTVHAAKGLEAPVVFLVDGGSAPFSDQHLPRLMSFGGSGRNFDGKGYLWRSASDVANGFSKAAATRARELADDEYRRLLYVGMTRAEDRLIVCGYHGKRAPNTGTWHSIVSRALTGAPEIEQRPHPAGGEPVHRFHVTRLPPVAVSADEQARQADAFGPLPATLFRPLPPFEDLPRPLSPSGASALIDEGKEAVVDKASPVLDADAEPGFAVLRGLALHKLLQVLPGIAEGERQGAAERYLARTGAAWPPSEREKALASVIAILVDPRLGQLFALSSRAEVAIMGSLQVRGKTRSISGKIDRLAVTANTVSIVDYKTNRPAPVSLAEVPPAYLLQLALYRALLQPLYPGREVKAALLFTEAPRLIELPAHVMDDALARLTGA; encoded by the coding sequence GGTGTCGGCGAATGCCGGCTCCGGCAAGACCCATGTGCTGGCCCAGCGCGTCATCCGGCTGCTGCTCAACGGCACCGACCCGTCGAAGATCCTGTGCCTGACCTATACGCGCGCCGCCGCCGCCAACATGTCGAACCGGGTCTTTTCCACGCTGTCGGAGTGGACGGTGCTCGGCGATGCCGAGCTGGCCGCGAAGATCGAGGCGCTGGAAGGGCGCCGCCCTGACCGCGACACCATGCGCCGGGCGCGGCGCCTGTTCGCCGAGGCGCTGGAAACGCCGGGCGGGCTGAAGATCCAGACTATCCACGCCTTCTGCGAATCGGTGCTCCACCAGTTCCCGCTCGAAGCCAACATCCCGGCCCATTTCGAGATGCTTGACGGCCAGATGGAGGCATCGCTGTTCGCCGCCGCGCGCCGCGAGATGATCTCCGGCACGGCTGCCGGCAACCCGGATCTGGCCGATGCGTTCGCCACCGTGCTGGAACGGGGCGGCGAAGCCGGTCTCGATGCCCTGCTCGGCGAGATCGTGCGCAAGCGCGACGGGTTGCGTCAATTCCTCGACGCGGTCGGGCGTGACGGCTTCCAGCCTTTGTTCGATGAATTCCATTTCCGCCCTGGCCAGACCGCCGAAGGAATTGCAGCATCGGTCTGGCCGCTGCCGGGCTTCCTGCCGGACTATTTTGCCGGCTTCGCCCAGGCCGCCGAATCAACCGATGCCAGATCGGTGCTGAACAACATCCTGCCCTATGCGCGCCAGGCTTTTGCCGAGAGCGATCCCATTCGCCGCCTGCAATTGCTCGCCAGGGCCTTCCTCAAGACCGATGGCGATCCCTATGACTCGGCGAAGGCCTTCAAGAAAGCGCTGACCGACCGGCTGCCGGACCTCGCCGAGCGCTATGTCTCGGCTGCAAGCGCCATCATCGAAACCGTCGACCGGCTGGCGCTGTTCCGCATGCTGGAAGGCACACGCGCGGCACTGACCATCGCCGACTGGCTGATCGCGCGCTATGACGTGCTGAAGCGCAGCCGCGGCTTTCTCGACTTCAACGATTTGATCACCCGCACGGTCAACCTCCTGGCGCGGCCCGATGCCGGCCCGTGGGTGCAATACAAGCTCGACCAGGGCATCGACCACATCCTGCTCGACGAGGCGCAGGACACCAGTCCGGATCAATGGGAGGTGGTGAAGCGGCTGGCGGAGGAATTTTTCGCCGGCTTCGGCGCGCGCGACCGGGTCCACCGCACGGTGTTTGCCGTCGGCGACGAAAAGCAGTCGATCTATTCCTTCCAGGGAGCCGCGCCGGATTCCTTCGCCGACAGCCGGCTGCTGTTCGCCGGCCGGGTGCGCGATGCCGAGGCGTCCTTCGCCGACCTCAAGCTGACCTGGTCGTTCCGTTCGACCGACGACGTTCTGGCCGCCGTCGACCGCGTCTTTGCCGATCCCGTCGTGCGGCGCGGCATCAGCCATGATCCCGATCCGCTGAGCCACAAGGCCATCCGCACCGATGCGCCGGGCTATGTCGAGGTCTGGCCATCGATCGGCGCCGACGTCGTCGACGAGCCCGACGACTGGGCGCAAGCCATCGACCACGCCCATGCGCCGGCGGTGCGCGTCGCCGAGAATGTCGCGGCGACCATTGCCGGCTGGATCGGCAAGGGCGAGATCATCGAAGGCCGCGGCAAGCGGCTGCGCCCGGGCGACGTGCTGGTGCTGGTGCGCAAGCGCGACAGTTTTGTCCATGCGCTGACCCGCGCCTTGAAACGCCGCGATATTCCGGTTGCCGGCGCCGACCGGCTGAGCCTGCCCGGCCACATCGCGGTCAAGGACCTGATCGCGCTCGGCCATCTCTTGCTCCAGCCGCAGGACGATCTGTCGCTCGCGGCCGTGCTGCGCAGCCCGATCTTCGACCTGCCGGAGGAGGCACTGTTCACGCTCGCCGCGCAAAGGCCGCCCGGCCTGTCGCTGGCCGCGTCGCTGCGCCAGCACGCCGGTGAAAGCGAGCGCCTGGCGAAGATTGTCGCGCAACTCGACGCCTGGGCTGACGAGGCCGCCTTCAAGCCGGTGTTCGAACTCTATGCCGGCCTGCTGGCGCGTGATGACGTGCGTAAAAGGATGATTGCGAGGCTTGGGCCGGAAGCCGGGGATATTCTCGACGAATTCCTGAGCTTCTGTCTTGCCGAGGAACGGACCGGCCTGCCCGGGCTGGAAGCCTTCCTGTCGACGCTGGAAAATGCCGGGCCCGAGATCAAGCGCGAGATGGACCAGACGCGCGACGAGGTTCGCGTCATGACCGTGCACGCCGCCAAGGGCCTGGAGGCGCCGGTGGTGTTCCTGGTCGATGGCGGTTCCGCCCCGTTCAGCGACCAGCATCTGCCGCGCCTGATGTCGTTCGGCGGCTCGGGCCGCAATTTTGACGGCAAGGGCTATCTCTGGCGTTCGGCCAGCGATGTCGCCAACGGCTTCTCGAAGGCGGCAGCCACCCGTGCCCGCGAACTTGCCGACGACGAATACCGTCGGCTGCTCTATGTCGGCATGACCCGCGCCGAGGACCGGCTGATCGTCTGCGGCTATCATGGCAAGCGGGCGCCGAACACCGGCACCTGGCATTCGATCGTCAGCCGCGCGCTGACCGGCGCGCCGGAAATTGAACAGCGTCCGCATCCCGCCGGCGGCGAGCCGGTGCACCGTTTCCACGTCACCAGGCTGCCGCCTGTCGCGGTGAGCGCCGATGAACAGGCGCGGCAGGCCGATGCTTTCGGTCCGTTGCCGGCGACCCTGTTCCGGCCCTTGCCGCCCTTCGAGGACCTGCCGCGGCCGCTGTCGCCGTCCGGCGCCTCGGCGCTGATCGACGAAGGCAAGGAAGCGGTCGTCGACAAGGCTTCACCGGTGCTGGACGCCGATGCCGAGCCCGGCTTTGCCGTGCTGCGCGGTCTCGCCTTGCACAAGCTGCTGCAGGTGCTGCCCGGCATTGCCGAGGGTGAACGCCAAGGCGCGGCCGAGCGTTATCTCGCGCGAACGGGTGCCGCTTGGCCGCCGTCAGAGCGGGAAAAGGCCCTGGCGTCGGTCATCGCCATCCTCGTCGACCCACGCCTCGGCCAATTGTTCGCGCTCTCCTCGCGCGCCGAAGTGGCGATCATGGGCAGCCTGCAAGTCAGGGGCAAAACGCGCTCGATTTCCGGCAAGATCGACCGGCTGGCGGTGACGGCGAACACGGTTTCGATCGTCGACTACAAGACCAACCGCCCGGCGCCCGTCTCTTTGGCCGAAGTTCCCCCGGCCTATCTGCTGCAGCTCGCACTCTATCGCGCCCTGCTGCAGCCGCTTTACCCCGGGCGCGAGGTGAAGGCGGCCCTTCTGTTCACCGAAGCGCCAAGGCTGATCGAACTGCCCGCCCATGTCATGGATGACGCCCTTGCCCGACTCACGGGAGCGTGA